A single Methylobacterium sp. 17Sr1-1 DNA region contains:
- a CDS encoding ribbon-helix-helix domain-containing protein gives MTDTSETPDGPGDPGSVRDEEAFHIPDDLAQGLTEFAAVEQLSRGEAICLILREYLRAKGYLKGAPAA, from the coding sequence ATGACCGATACCAGCGAGACGCCCGACGGACCCGGGGACCCCGGGTCAGTCCGCGACGAGGAAGCGTTCCACATCCCCGATGACCTCGCGCAGGGTCTGACCGAATTCGCCGCCGTGGAGCAGCTCTCCCGCGGCGAGGCGATCTGCCTCATCCTGCGGGAATACCTTCGGGCGAAGGGCTACCTGAAGGGCGCGCCCGCGGCCTGA
- a CDS encoding amidase, which yields MSTIRDDLERRLALIEQPASRHVFTKLYPEAARAAADAADARRKAGLSLGALDGVIVSIKDLFDVQGEATTAGSSLRRKAEAALQDAPVVARLRRAGAVILAKTNMSEFAFSGLGLNPHWGTPGNATDPSLVPGGSSSGAGVSAALGTSDIAIGTDTGGSVRIPAALNGVVGFKPTARRVPLAGAFPLSPSLDSIGPLARSVEACAAADAVMAGDEYRPLRAAPLRDLRIGVPRGLLFTDTDPMVAQAFEAALSALSGAGARIHDTEFDDLLARMAETTAAGPIAAVEASEIHADWLDAEAAAFDPRVHARIARGRTVTAAAYIRMMRGRAALIEAGDERLTPLDVLALPATAVPAPAIAAVAEDDAEFSRLNLLMLRNTMVGNLFDLTGISLPLPGQAKPVGLMLLARHGQDRRLLEIAAGVEAALRG from the coding sequence ATGAGCACGATCCGCGACGATCTCGAACGCCGCCTCGCCCTGATCGAGCAACCGGCGAGCCGGCACGTCTTCACCAAGCTCTACCCGGAGGCCGCCCGCGCCGCCGCCGACGCCGCCGATGCCCGCCGCAAGGCCGGCCTGTCGCTCGGCGCCCTCGACGGCGTCATCGTGTCGATCAAGGACCTGTTCGACGTGCAGGGCGAGGCGACGACCGCCGGCTCGTCGCTGCGCCGCAAGGCCGAGGCCGCGCTCCAGGACGCCCCCGTGGTGGCCCGCCTGCGCCGGGCCGGCGCGGTGATCCTGGCTAAGACCAACATGTCCGAGTTCGCCTTCTCGGGCCTCGGCCTCAACCCGCACTGGGGCACGCCGGGCAACGCAACCGACCCGAGCCTGGTGCCGGGCGGCTCGTCCTCGGGGGCCGGCGTCTCGGCGGCGCTGGGGACCTCCGACATCGCCATCGGCACCGATACCGGCGGCTCGGTGCGCATCCCGGCGGCGCTCAACGGCGTGGTCGGCTTCAAGCCCACCGCCCGCCGCGTGCCGCTCGCCGGCGCCTTCCCGCTCTCGCCCTCGCTCGATTCGATCGGGCCGCTGGCCCGCTCGGTCGAGGCCTGCGCGGCGGCCGACGCCGTGATGGCGGGCGATGAGTACCGTCCGCTCCGGGCGGCCCCCTTGCGCGACCTGCGGATCGGCGTGCCCCGCGGCCTCCTGTTCACCGACACCGACCCGATGGTGGCGCAGGCCTTCGAGGCGGCCCTCTCCGCCCTGAGCGGGGCCGGAGCCCGCATCCACGACACCGAGTTCGACGACCTCCTCGCCCGCATGGCCGAGACGACGGCGGCCGGCCCGATCGCCGCGGTCGAGGCGTCGGAGATCCACGCCGACTGGCTCGACGCCGAGGCCGCCGCCTTCGATCCCCGGGTCCACGCCCGGATTGCCCGCGGCCGCACCGTGACGGCGGCGGCCTATATCCGGATGATGCGCGGTCGCGCCGCGCTGATCGAGGCCGGCGACGAGCGGCTCACCCCCCTCGACGTGCTGGCCCTGCCGGCGACGGCGGTCCCGGCGCCCGCCATCGCCGCGGTGGCGGAGGACGACGCGGAATTCTCCCGCCTCAACCTCCTGATGCTGCGCAACACGATGGTGGGGAACCTGTTCGACCTCACCGGCATCTCGCTGCCGCTGCCGGGTCAGGCAAAGCCGGTCGGGCTGATGCTGCTCGCCCGCCACGGCCAGGACCGGCGGCTCCTGGAGATCGCCGCGGGGGTCGAGGCGGCGCTGCGGGGATAG
- a CDS encoding MFS transporter: protein MSTHELDEGYRRATLRLIPFLVFLFILAWIDRVNVGFAKLQMLSDLKFSEAVYGFGAGIFFIGYFLFEVPSNLLLERIGARKTLARITILWGLASMSLAFVQSEWAFYAIRFLLGVFEAGFFPGVVLYLTYWFPSAKRSRINGLFMTSFAIAGVVGGPLAGLIMGTMGGVSGLANWQWLFILEGIPSLIAGAAVLAFLPDRPKDAAWLKPEVAAAMTVVVEAEGRAAGKEASFKVALRDGRVWLCALIYFCIVSGNATIAFWTPSIIKEIGVQGAIAIGFLAAVPFIAGTIAMVWTGAHSDRTGERRLHCAVASLIAAAGLAATGALIGHAVLALVALTVAAIGILAAFPVFWSLPQTFLAGTAAAGAIAAINSIGNLAGFVAPYVVGLSNTLTGTSSNGLYFVAGLELLAGLLVLGFARWRESAADLAPAE from the coding sequence GTGAGTACGCACGAACTGGACGAGGGCTATCGCCGGGCGACGCTCAGGCTGATCCCGTTCCTCGTCTTCCTGTTCATCCTGGCCTGGATCGACCGGGTGAATGTCGGCTTCGCCAAGCTGCAGATGCTGTCGGACCTGAAATTCAGCGAGGCGGTCTACGGCTTCGGCGCCGGCATCTTCTTCATCGGCTACTTCTTGTTCGAGGTGCCGAGCAACCTGCTCCTGGAGCGCATCGGCGCCCGCAAGACGCTGGCGCGGATCACCATCCTGTGGGGGCTCGCCTCGATGAGCCTCGCCTTCGTGCAGTCGGAATGGGCCTTCTACGCCATCCGCTTCCTGCTCGGCGTGTTCGAGGCCGGGTTCTTCCCCGGCGTGGTGCTCTACCTGACCTACTGGTTCCCGAGCGCGAAGCGCTCGCGCATCAACGGCCTTTTCATGACCTCGTTCGCCATCGCGGGCGTGGTCGGCGGCCCGCTCGCCGGGTTGATCATGGGCACGATGGGCGGCGTCTCGGGGCTGGCGAACTGGCAGTGGCTGTTCATCCTCGAGGGCATCCCGTCCCTGATCGCGGGCGCCGCGGTGCTGGCCTTCCTGCCCGACCGGCCGAAGGACGCGGCTTGGCTCAAGCCGGAGGTCGCCGCCGCGATGACGGTGGTCGTCGAGGCCGAGGGACGGGCCGCCGGCAAGGAGGCGAGCTTCAAGGTTGCGCTCCGCGACGGCCGGGTCTGGCTCTGCGCCCTGATCTATTTCTGCATCGTCAGCGGCAACGCCACGATCGCGTTCTGGACGCCGTCGATCATCAAGGAGATCGGCGTGCAGGGCGCCATCGCGATCGGCTTCCTCGCCGCGGTGCCCTTCATCGCCGGCACCATCGCGATGGTGTGGACCGGGGCGCATTCCGACCGCACCGGCGAGCGCCGGCTGCACTGCGCCGTGGCCAGCCTCATCGCCGCCGCGGGCCTCGCCGCCACGGGCGCCCTGATCGGCCACGCGGTGCTGGCACTCGTCGCGCTGACGGTCGCGGCGATCGGCATCCTCGCCGCCTTCCCGGTGTTCTGGTCGCTGCCGCAGACCTTCTTGGCCGGCACCGCCGCGGCCGGCGCCATCGCGGCGATCAACTCGATCGGCAACCTCGCGGGCTTCGTCGCCCCCTACGTGGTCGGCCTGTCGAACACGCTGACCGGCACGTCGAGCAACGGGCTGTATTTCGTCGCCGGGCTGGAACTGCTGGCGGGCCTCCTGGTGCTGGGCTTCGCGCGCTGGCGCGAGAGCGCGGCCGACCTGGCGCCGGCCGAGTGA
- a CDS encoding chloride channel protein — MTPKSETVRRSLTESALVLAPGALRAWVRGGEIGLILLAALVGCVSGGLVSAMGWAAQAAHEWLFGLDLDERLSAAARVSPLVALGVPALGGALLGLAVWLGGRVRRVPGSPVIDPIEANALHGGRLSLRDSVLVAVQNLISNGCGASVGLEAGYTQISGGVASRLGLSFELRRNDMRVLVGCAAAAAIAAAFGAPLTGAFYAFELIIGTYAIGSLTPVVTAALAGAFVSRALLGHQTVITLGATPAVGPADYLPTLGLGLICAGLGILIMQGVTLVEEGVRRTKLPPLARPVVGGLAVGALALVATPQVLSAGHGALHLNLSEDGAAFGAAGLILIFLAKALASAISIGTGFRGGLFFASLFLGALAGKIFVMLAPPLVAMVLPPVTYAVVGMSALAVAVIGGPMTMTFLALEVTGDFPIASLVLVAVIASSLTVRKTFGYSFATWRFHLRGESIRSAHDVGWIRTLTVGQLMRREVRTVRSDTTLAAFRRAFPLGSGTQVVAVDEAGLYAGIVLVAEAHAAPIDDKAAETKVVDLLRYRDQVLVPQMNAKEAVALFDKAESEALAVVESREAGRVIGILSEKHTLKRYSDELDRQRRASVGEVA; from the coding sequence ATGACGCCCAAATCCGAGACGGTCCGCCGCTCCCTCACGGAGAGCGCCCTCGTGCTGGCGCCGGGGGCTTTGCGCGCCTGGGTGCGCGGCGGCGAGATCGGCCTGATCCTGCTCGCGGCCCTCGTCGGCTGCGTGTCGGGGGGGCTGGTGAGCGCCATGGGCTGGGCCGCACAGGCCGCCCACGAGTGGCTGTTCGGCCTCGACCTCGACGAGCGCCTGAGCGCGGCGGCCCGTGTGTCGCCCCTCGTGGCCCTCGGCGTGCCGGCTCTGGGCGGTGCGCTGCTCGGCCTGGCGGTCTGGCTCGGGGGCCGCGTCCGGCGGGTGCCCGGCAGCCCTGTGATCGACCCGATCGAGGCCAACGCCCTGCATGGCGGCCGGCTCTCGCTGCGGGATTCGGTGCTGGTCGCGGTGCAGAACCTGATCTCGAACGGCTGCGGCGCCTCGGTCGGGCTCGAGGCCGGCTACACCCAGATCTCCGGCGGGGTCGCCTCGCGGCTCGGGCTGAGCTTCGAATTGCGCCGCAACGACATGCGGGTGCTGGTGGGCTGCGCGGCGGCGGCCGCCATCGCGGCGGCGTTCGGGGCGCCGCTGACGGGGGCGTTCTACGCCTTCGAACTCATCATCGGCACCTACGCCATCGGATCGCTGACCCCGGTCGTCACCGCGGCCTTGGCCGGCGCCTTCGTGTCGCGGGCGCTCCTCGGCCACCAGACCGTCATCACCCTCGGGGCGACCCCGGCGGTCGGCCCGGCCGACTACCTGCCGACCCTCGGCCTCGGGCTGATCTGCGCCGGGCTCGGCATCCTGATCATGCAGGGCGTCACCCTGGTCGAGGAGGGGGTGCGCCGCACGAAGCTGCCGCCGCTCGCCCGGCCGGTCGTCGGCGGCCTCGCGGTCGGGGCGCTGGCGCTGGTGGCGACGCCGCAGGTGCTCTCGGCCGGGCACGGCGCGCTCCACCTCAACCTGTCGGAGGACGGCGCGGCTTTCGGCGCGGCGGGGCTGATCCTGATCTTCCTCGCCAAGGCGCTGGCCTCGGCGATCTCGATCGGCACGGGGTTCCGCGGCGGGCTGTTCTTCGCCTCGCTGTTCCTGGGGGCGCTCGCCGGCAAGATCTTCGTGATGCTGGCCCCGCCGCTGGTCGCCATGGTGCTGCCGCCGGTGACCTACGCGGTGGTGGGGATGAGCGCGCTCGCCGTCGCGGTGATCGGCGGCCCGATGACGATGACCTTCCTGGCTTTGGAGGTGACCGGCGACTTTCCCATCGCGAGCCTGGTGCTGGTGGCGGTGATCGCCTCGTCGCTCACGGTGCGCAAGACCTTCGGCTACTCCTTCGCGACCTGGCGCTTCCACCTGCGCGGCGAGTCGATCCGCAGCGCCCACGACGTCGGCTGGATCCGCACCCTGACGGTGGGCCAGCTGATGCGGCGCGAGGTGCGCACGGTGCGCAGCGACACCACGCTCGCGGCGTTCCGGCGCGCCTTCCCGCTCGGGTCCGGCACCCAGGTCGTCGCCGTCGACGAGGCCGGGCTCTATGCCGGCATCGTGCTCGTCGCCGAGGCCCATGCCGCGCCGATCGACGACAAGGCCGCCGAGACGAAGGTCGTCGACCTCCTGCGCTACCGCGACCAGGTGCTGGTGCCGCAGATGAACGCCAAGGAGGCGGTCGCCCTGTTCGACAAGGCCGAGAGCGAGGCGCTGGCGGTGGTCGAGAGCCGCGAGGCCGGCCGGGTGATCGGCATCCTGAGCGAGAAGCACACCCTCAAGCGCTACAGCGACGAGCTCGACCGCCAGCGCCGGGCGAGCGTGGGGGAGGTGGCATGA
- a CDS encoding transglycosylase SLT domain-containing protein, translating into MRRRADGPAQRSGLRMAGAPGIALSGNVLSGDALSLGSRAAHGGVPVMARTLLAAGCFAAGLSALLHQYGADLMTARPAVTMMADLLVMPTPKIQTVKAPATPGRDAPSMAPLREPVHDLDTALGSSGVDRVSYDDLLAASTGGDPNEVLSFGPMRIRRHLVQTIVRAAATVRTDPVLLMAVADKESSFVTEVQARTSSATGLYQFIERTWLQVMREFGPQHGYAREAGLIGEDNGVADSAERARILDLRRDPSLSALMAGEMLKRDAARIAARIGRDLTLGETYLAHFLGPDDAERFMAKVVEEPKAEAAALLPKPAKANRPIFYERVGKRKARSLTVAQVHDKFEAMMSTRGARYRDVGALMGVMAYAADTP; encoded by the coding sequence ATGAGACGTCGAGCGGACGGACCGGCACAGCGGAGCGGCCTGCGGATGGCGGGGGCGCCGGGAATCGCCCTCTCCGGGAACGTCCTCTCGGGTGACGCGCTGTCGCTCGGCAGCCGCGCCGCCCACGGGGGCGTGCCGGTCATGGCGCGCACGCTGCTCGCGGCGGGGTGCTTCGCCGCAGGCCTGTCCGCCCTTCTGCATCAGTACGGCGCCGATCTGATGACCGCCCGCCCGGCCGTCACCATGATGGCCGACCTCCTGGTGATGCCCACTCCCAAGATCCAGACCGTCAAGGCACCGGCGACGCCCGGCCGCGACGCGCCCTCGATGGCCCCTCTGCGCGAACCGGTCCACGACCTCGACACCGCCCTCGGCTCGTCCGGCGTCGATCGGGTCTCCTACGACGACCTGCTCGCCGCCAGCACCGGGGGCGACCCCAACGAGGTGCTGAGCTTCGGGCCGATGCGGATCCGGCGCCACCTCGTCCAGACCATCGTGCGGGCCGCCGCGACCGTGCGCACCGACCCGGTGCTGCTGATGGCGGTGGCCGACAAGGAATCGAGCTTCGTGACCGAGGTCCAGGCCCGGACCTCGTCCGCCACCGGCCTCTACCAGTTCATCGAGCGCACCTGGCTGCAGGTGATGCGGGAATTCGGTCCCCAGCACGGCTATGCCCGCGAGGCGGGGCTGATCGGCGAGGATAACGGCGTTGCCGATTCCGCCGAGCGCGCCCGCATCCTCGACCTGCGCCGCGATCCCTCCCTCTCCGCCCTGATGGCCGGCGAGATGCTGAAGCGCGATGCCGCGCGCATCGCCGCCCGGATCGGCCGCGACCTCACCCTCGGCGAGACCTACCTCGCCCACTTCCTCGGGCCGGACGATGCGGAGCGGTTCATGGCCAAGGTGGTCGAGGAGCCGAAGGCCGAGGCGGCCGCCCTGCTGCCGAAACCCGCCAAGGCGAACCGCCCGATCTTCTACGAGCGCGTCGGCAAACGGAAAGCCCGCAGCCTCACGGTGGCGCAGGTCCACGACAAGTTCGAGGCGATGATGAGCACCCGCGGTGCCCGCTACCGCGACGTCGGCGCCCTGATGGGCGTGATGGCCTACGCCGCCGATACCCCCTGA
- a CDS encoding DUF2848 domain-containing protein yields the protein MLTFHREAAGRRDTIALAPEALVIAGWAGRDEAAIRHHIDELAAIGVPPPSSVPVYYRAAAATLTQEARLEVLGPDSSGEAEPVIVSLADGLWLGLGSDHTDRKAETVGIALSKQMCGKPVGTGLWRLDEVEPHWDELVLRAHATIDGERVLYQEGRLTALRTPSDLLARRPGGPGLPPGTVMFGGTLGAIGGIRPAARFEMALEDPVLGRTLSHAYDIAVLPVVA from the coding sequence ATGCTGACCTTCCATCGCGAGGCCGCGGGCCGCCGGGACACGATCGCGCTGGCGCCCGAGGCGCTGGTGATCGCCGGCTGGGCCGGGCGGGACGAGGCGGCGATCCGCCACCACATCGACGAATTGGCGGCGATCGGCGTGCCGCCGCCCTCCTCGGTCCCGGTCTATTACCGGGCCGCCGCCGCGACGCTGACGCAAGAAGCCCGCCTCGAGGTGCTGGGCCCGGATTCCTCCGGCGAAGCGGAGCCGGTGATCGTGTCGCTGGCCGACGGGCTCTGGCTCGGGCTCGGCTCCGACCACACCGACCGCAAGGCCGAGACGGTCGGGATCGCGCTCTCCAAGCAGATGTGCGGCAAGCCGGTCGGCACCGGCCTGTGGCGCCTCGACGAGGTCGAGCCGCACTGGGACGAGCTGGTGCTGCGGGCGCACGCCACCATCGACGGCGAGCGGGTGCTCTACCAGGAGGGCCGGCTGACGGCCCTGCGCACCCCGAGCGACCTGCTGGCGCGCCGCCCGGGCGGGCCGGGCCTCCCCCCCGGCACGGTGATGTTCGGCGGCACGCTCGGCGCGATCGGCGGCATCCGTCCGGCCGCCCGCTTCGAGATGGCGCTGGAGGATCCGGTGCTCGGCCGCACCCTGAGCCACGCCTACGACATCGCCGTGCTGCCCGTGGTGGCCTGA
- a CDS encoding helix-turn-helix transcriptional regulator, translating into MGEAEHAQRVSAEIGLAIDHAACDPAAWDTVMAEIGRLLPGVWPVLQVVDAAAGTGLPLVYWGWDPAAVASYEAHYGAVNPWISVILSTPTMMSMHSEERMPASSLRHTEFYADWLSRLGGMKASSGVKLIDADGRLAVLNLQHDLARASREHGRLAAVMERIGPRMRRAIETNRACFPAGAAFAAGETLLERVADPAFVVTRDLRLVEASRAGHALLAAGDVLRVGALDRIQVRDPRLAGAMAREAALACGGAPAGGMPGPVRVGAETWQVTAIGLRQDLRGVVGMARLLAPDQLALVVLRRAAAESGGQDRLAQFGLSPAEARLALLMDGSRSLVQAAESLGIRHETARSQLRQVFAKLGVSRQSELAVFILRLKDRA; encoded by the coding sequence ATGGGCGAGGCGGAGCACGCGCAGCGGGTGAGCGCGGAGATCGGGCTGGCGATCGATCACGCCGCCTGCGACCCAGCGGCCTGGGACACCGTGATGGCGGAGATCGGCCGCCTCCTGCCCGGGGTGTGGCCGGTGCTCCAGGTCGTCGACGCTGCCGCCGGGACCGGCCTGCCCCTGGTCTATTGGGGCTGGGATCCCGCCGCCGTCGCGTCCTACGAGGCGCATTACGGCGCCGTGAACCCGTGGATCTCGGTGATCCTGTCGACGCCCACGATGATGTCGATGCATTCCGAGGAGCGGATGCCGGCCTCGTCCCTGCGCCACACCGAGTTCTACGCCGACTGGCTGTCGCGCCTCGGCGGCATGAAAGCCTCGAGCGGGGTCAAGCTCATCGACGCCGACGGGCGCCTCGCGGTGCTCAACCTGCAGCACGACCTCGCCCGGGCCTCGCGCGAGCACGGCCGGCTCGCCGCCGTGATGGAACGGATCGGGCCGCGGATGCGCCGCGCGATCGAGACCAACCGGGCCTGTTTCCCCGCCGGCGCCGCCTTCGCGGCCGGCGAGACGCTGCTGGAGCGGGTGGCCGATCCGGCCTTCGTGGTGACGCGGGACCTGCGCCTCGTCGAGGCGAGCCGCGCCGGCCACGCCCTGCTGGCGGCGGGCGACGTGCTGCGGGTCGGCGCCCTCGACCGGATCCAGGTGCGCGACCCGCGCCTCGCCGGGGCGATGGCCCGCGAGGCGGCGCTCGCCTGCGGTGGCGCGCCGGCGGGCGGGATGCCGGGCCCGGTGCGGGTCGGCGCGGAGACCTGGCAGGTCACCGCGATCGGCCTGCGCCAGGATCTGCGCGGCGTCGTCGGCATGGCGCGGCTGCTCGCGCCGGACCAGCTCGCCCTCGTGGTCTTGCGCCGGGCGGCGGCGGAGAGCGGCGGGCAGGACCGCCTGGCCCAATTCGGGCTCTCCCCGGCGGAGGCGCGGCTCGCCCTGCTGATGGACGGATCGCGTTCCCTGGTCCAGGCCGCCGAGAGCCTCGGCATCCGCCACGAGACCGCCCGCTCGCAGCTGCGCCAGGTCTTCGCCAAGCTCGGCGTGTCGCGGCAATCCGAGCTCGCGGTGTTCATCCTCCGGCTCAAGGACCGTGCCTGA
- a CDS encoding DUF1236 domain-containing protein — protein MSKSIRGKALRGTMTAALLALGAATAFAQGGAGGAGGGAGGGAGAAGGAAGGAGGGGVGGGGAGGAGGAGGGAGVGAGGGAGGAAGPRGGAGAAQPGGGAGAAGGAGQQPGAPGGRAGGEGTQPGAGGRGAEQGERGGRGGAEQGGERGAERGERGERGAERGERGERGAERGERGAERGERGERGGERGGGRSEARGAVSRLDTTQRTEFRQTIVRSGVRPVTNVNFALNVGTAVPRSVTLHTLPPAILTLVPAYRGFRYVLVQDDIVIIDPDTYEIVDVIRG, from the coding sequence ATGAGCAAGTCGATTCGCGGCAAGGCGCTGCGCGGAACCATGACGGCCGCCTTGCTGGCGCTGGGCGCGGCCACGGCGTTCGCGCAGGGTGGTGCGGGCGGTGCCGGCGGTGGGGCAGGCGGCGGTGCGGGTGCGGCCGGCGGAGCCGCGGGCGGTGCCGGTGGTGGGGGCGTGGGTGGCGGCGGCGCCGGTGGTGCCGGCGGCGCAGGCGGCGGTGCGGGCGTGGGTGCCGGCGGCGGCGCGGGCGGCGCGGCCGGTCCTCGCGGCGGCGCCGGTGCGGCGCAGCCGGGCGGCGGGGCCGGGGCCGCGGGCGGTGCCGGCCAGCAGCCGGGCGCTCCCGGCGGCCGGGCCGGCGGCGAGGGTACCCAGCCGGGTGCAGGCGGCCGCGGGGCCGAGCAGGGCGAGCGCGGAGGCCGTGGTGGGGCCGAGCAGGGCGGCGAGCGGGGCGCGGAACGCGGTGAGCGTGGCGAGCGGGGTGCCGAGAGAGGCGAGCGCGGGGAGCGCGGGGCCGAACGCGGTGAGCGCGGTGCTGAGCGGGGCGAGCGCGGGGAACGTGGCGGCGAGCGCGGCGGCGGCCGGTCCGAGGCCCGGGGCGCCGTCTCGCGGCTCGACACCACCCAGCGCACCGAGTTCCGTCAGACCATCGTGCGCTCCGGCGTGCGCCCGGTGACGAACGTCAACTTCGCGCTCAACGTCGGCACCGCGGTGCCGCGCTCGGTGACGCTGCACACCCTGCCGCCGGCGATCCTCACCCTGGTGCCGGCCTATCGCGGCTTCCGCTACGTGCTGGTGCAGGACGACATCGTCATCATCGATCCCGACACCTACGAGATCGTGGACGTGATCCGGGGCTGA
- a CDS encoding tartrate dehydrogenase: MPSAQRTYRIAVIPGDGIGKETVPEGVRVLEQAAKRHGFTLQQDWFDFSSYDYYAKHGRMMPEDWKAQIGGHDAIFFGAVGWPEKIPDHVSLWNSLILFRREFDQYINLRPVRLMPGVPSPLAGRKPGDIDFWVVRENTEGEYSSVGGRMFQGTDREFAVQESVFTRRGTDRVLKFAFELARSRPKKHLTSATKSNGISITMPYWDERVQEMARHYPDVAWDKYHIDILTAHFVLHPDWFDVVVASNLFGDILSDLGPACTGTIGIAPSGNINPDRDFPSLFEPVHGSAPDIAGQGIANPIGQIWSGAMMLEHLGEKEAAAEIVAGIERVLAERTLRTRDLGGNADTSACGLAVAEAIG; this comes from the coding sequence ATGCCGTCAGCCCAGCGCACCTACCGCATCGCCGTGATTCCCGGGGACGGCATCGGCAAGGAGACAGTGCCGGAGGGGGTGCGCGTGCTGGAGCAGGCGGCCAAGCGCCACGGCTTCACGCTGCAGCAGGACTGGTTCGACTTCTCGTCCTACGATTACTACGCCAAGCACGGCCGCATGATGCCGGAGGACTGGAAGGCGCAGATCGGCGGGCACGACGCCATCTTCTTCGGCGCCGTCGGCTGGCCGGAGAAGATCCCCGACCACGTCTCGCTGTGGAACTCCTTGATCCTGTTCCGGCGCGAGTTCGACCAGTACATCAACCTGCGCCCGGTGCGGCTGATGCCCGGCGTGCCGAGCCCGCTCGCCGGCCGCAAGCCCGGCGACATCGATTTCTGGGTCGTGCGCGAGAACACCGAGGGCGAGTATTCCTCGGTCGGCGGCCGCATGTTCCAGGGCACCGATCGCGAATTCGCCGTGCAGGAATCGGTCTTCACCCGCCGCGGCACCGACCGGGTGCTGAAATTCGCCTTCGAGCTGGCGCGCAGCCGGCCGAAGAAGCACCTGACCTCGGCCACCAAGTCGAACGGCATCTCGATCACCATGCCGTACTGGGACGAGCGGGTGCAGGAGATGGCGCGCCACTATCCCGACGTCGCCTGGGACAAGTACCACATCGACATCCTGACCGCGCATTTCGTGCTGCATCCGGACTGGTTCGACGTGGTGGTGGCCTCGAACCTCTTCGGCGACATCCTGTCGGATCTGGGCCCCGCCTGCACCGGCACGATCGGCATCGCGCCGTCGGGCAACATCAACCCGGACCGGGACTTCCCGTCGCTGTTCGAGCCCGTCCACGGCTCGGCGCCGGACATCGCCGGCCAGGGCATCGCGAACCCGATCGGGCAGATCTGGTCCGGCGCGATGATGCTGGAGCACCTCGGCGAGAAGGAGGCCGCGGCCGAGATCGTCGCCGGGATCGAACGGGTGCTCGCCGAGCGCACCCTGCGCACCCGCGACCTCGGCGGCAACGCCGACACGAGCGCCTGCGGTCTCGCGGTGGCGGAAGCCATCGGGTGA
- a CDS encoding pyridoxal phosphate-dependent aminotransferase produces MGFLADALSRVKPSATIVMTQKARDLKAQGRDVISLSVGEPDFDTPEHIKQAAVEAIRRGETKYPPVSGIVPLREAIAKKFKRENGLDYKPSQTIVGTGGKQVIYNALLATLNPGDEVVIPRPYWVSYPEMVGLCGGTPVFAETTMATNFKLQPEELERAITPKTKWVILNSPSNPSGAAYSHAEMKALTDVLVRHPHVWVLTDDMYEHLVYGDFAFVTPAQVEPALYDRTLTMNGVSKSYAMTGWRIGYAAGPEQLIKAMDFVQGQQTSGAATISQWAAVAALEGPQDHLAEFRAAFQVRRDLVVSMLNQTNGLRCPTPEGAFYVYPSCAELIGKRTPEGKVIETDEDFVTELLMAEGVASVHGSAFGLGPNLRISYATSNQLLEEACSRIQRFCGSLR; encoded by the coding sequence ATGGGCTTTCTGGCCGACGCCCTCTCGCGCGTGAAACCCTCCGCCACCATCGTGATGACCCAGAAGGCGCGGGACCTGAAAGCCCAGGGGCGCGATGTCATCAGCCTGTCGGTCGGCGAGCCGGATTTCGACACGCCCGAGCACATCAAGCAGGCGGCGGTCGAGGCGATCCGCCGGGGCGAGACCAAGTATCCGCCGGTCTCCGGCATCGTGCCCCTGCGCGAGGCGATCGCCAAGAAGTTCAAGCGCGAGAACGGGCTCGACTACAAGCCGAGCCAGACCATCGTCGGCACCGGCGGCAAGCAGGTGATCTACAACGCGCTGCTCGCCACCCTGAACCCGGGCGACGAGGTGGTGATCCCGCGGCCCTACTGGGTGTCCTACCCGGAGATGGTCGGCCTGTGCGGCGGCACCCCGGTCTTCGCCGAGACCACGATGGCGACGAACTTCAAGCTCCAGCCCGAGGAGCTGGAGCGCGCGATCACGCCCAAGACCAAGTGGGTGATCCTGAACTCGCCCTCGAACCCGTCCGGCGCCGCCTACAGCCACGCCGAGATGAAGGCGCTGACGGACGTGCTGGTGCGCCACCCCCATGTCTGGGTGCTCACCGACGACATGTACGAGCACCTGGTCTACGGCGACTTCGCCTTCGTGACCCCGGCCCAGGTCGAGCCGGCGCTCTACGACCGCACGCTGACCATGAACGGCGTCTCGAAATCCTACGCCATGACCGGCTGGCGCATCGGCTACGCCGCCGGGCCCGAGCAGCTGATCAAGGCGATGGACTTCGTCCAGGGCCAGCAGACCTCGGGTGCGGCGACGATCTCGCAATGGGCGGCGGTGGCCGCCCTCGAGGGGCCGCAGGACCACCTCGCCGAGTTCCGCGCCGCGTTCCAGGTCCGGCGCGACCTCGTCGTGTCGATGCTGAACCAGACCAACGGCCTGCGCTGCCCGACGCCGGAGGGCGCGTTCTACGTCTACCCGTCCTGCGCCGAGCTGATCGGCAAGCGCACGCCGGAGGGCAAGGTGATCGAGACCGACGAGGATTTCGTCACCGAGCTCCTGATGGCCGAGGGCGTCGCCTCGGTGCACGGCTCGGCCTTCGGCCTCGGGCCCAACCTGCGCATCTCCTACGCGACCTCGAACCAGCTCCTGGAGGAGGCCTGCAGCCGCATCCAGCGCTTCTGCGGCTCGCTGCGCTGA